In Bacillota bacterium, the genomic window GGTCCGGGGGGCGGCCCCGCCGTCGCCGGGGGCGGCTTCGGGGAGGAGGGCGCGGCATGGGAGAGCCGGTGATCGTGGAGGCGGTGCGGACGCCCTTCGGGCGGCGGGACGGGGTGCACCGGGCGACGCACCCCGACAGGCTTCTCGCCCTGGCGCTCCAGGGGCTGGTGGAGCGCGCCGGGATCGAGCCGGTCCTGCTGGAGGACGTGATCACGGGCTGCGTCACCCAGGCGGGCGAGCAGGGTGCCAACGTGGGCCGGCTGGCCACGCTCCTGGCCGGCTTCCCGGTGGAGGTGCCGGCGGTGACGCTCAACCGCATGTGCGGCTCGAGCCAGCAGGCGGTCCACTTCGCCGCCCAGGCGGTGGCGGCGGGCGACGCCCGCTTCGTCGTCGCCGCCGGCGTGGAGAGCATGACGCGGGCGCCCATGTTCAGCGACATCCAGGGCGGCTTCGAGCGGCTCGACCCCGACCTGCGGAGCCGCTACGAGCTGGTCCACCAGGGCGAGAGCGCCGAGCGGATGGCGGAGCGCTGGGGCATCTCGCGCGAGGAAGCGGACGCCTTCTCGGCCGAGAGCCACCGGCGCGCCAGCGCCGCCGCCCGCGAGGGGCGGAACCGCGAGCTCCTGCCCGTGCCGGCTCTGGACGCCGAGGGGCGGCCCGTCACCGTCACCCGCGACGAGGGCGTCCGCGACGCCGTCGACCTCGCGCGCATGGCCGCCCTGCCCACCGTCTTCCGGCCGGAGGGGCGGGGCATCGTCACCGCCGGCAACTCGAGCCAGATCGCCGACGGCGCGGCGGCCGTCCTGGTGGCCGACCGCGAGGCGGCGCGGGCGGAGGGGTTGCGGGTGCGGGCGCGCTTCCTGGCGCGGGTGGCGGTGGGCGACGACCCCACGCTGCAGCTGGCGGGCGTCATCCCGGCCACCCGCAAGGCGCTGGAGCGGGCGGGTCTCTCGATCCGCGACCTGGACTGGATCGAGATCAACGAGGCCTTCGCCACGGTGGTGCTGGCCTGGGCGCGCGAGTTCGAGCCCGACATGAGCCGCGTCAACCCCTGGGGCGGCGCCATCGCCCACGGCCACCCGCTGGGCGCCACCGGCGCCGGCCTCATGGCGAAGATGCTGGCCGGCCTGGAGGCGACGGGCGGGCGGCTGGGGCTCCAGGTGATGTGCATCGGCCACGGCATGGCCACGGCGACCGTGCTGGAGCGGCTCTGACCGGGCCGGAGCGGCTCGGACCGGGCTGAAGCGGCTCTCACAAGGAAGCGGGACGCGGGGAGGGAGGAGCGGCGATGGAGGTGCGCGGGGCGAGCTTCCTGGTGACGGGCGGCGGCTCGGGGCTGGGCGCGGCCACGGCCGAGCTGCTGGCGGAGAGCGGGGCGCGGGTGGTGCTGGCGGACGTCAACGCCGAGGCGGGCGAGGCCGAGGCCCGCCGCATCGGCGCGGCGGCCGCCTTCGTCCCGGCCGACGTGACCGACCCGGAGAGCCTGGGGCGGGCGCTGGAGACGGCCGCCGCCGGGGAGGGCGGGCTGCGCGGCGTCGTCCACTGCGCCGGCGTGGCCATCGCGGAGAAGGTGCTGGGGCGCGAGGGGCCGCACGACCTGGACCGCTTCCGGCGCGTGGTGGAGGTCAACCTGGTGGGCACCTTCAACGTCCTCCGCCTGGCGGCGGCGGTGATGGCGCGGAACGCGCCCGACGCGGAGGGCGAGCGCGGCGTCCTGGTCACCACGGCCTCCGTCGCCGCCTTCGACGGCCAGATCGGCCAGGCGGCCTACGCCGCCTCCAAGGGCGGCGTCGCCGCCATGACGCTTCCTGTGGCGCGGGAGCTGGCCCGCTACGGCATCCGCGTGGTGGCCGTGGCCCCCGGCCTTTTCGACACGCCCATGATGGCGGGGCTGCCCGAGCCGGCGCGGCGCTCG contains:
- a CDS encoding thiolase family protein, whose translation is MGEPVIVEAVRTPFGRRDGVHRATHPDRLLALALQGLVERAGIEPVLLEDVITGCVTQAGEQGANVGRLATLLAGFPVEVPAVTLNRMCGSSQQAVHFAAQAVAAGDARFVVAAGVESMTRAPMFSDIQGGFERLDPDLRSRYELVHQGESAERMAERWGISREEADAFSAESHRRASAAAREGRNRELLPVPALDAEGRPVTVTRDEGVRDAVDLARMAALPTVFRPEGRGIVTAGNSSQIADGAAAVLVADREAARAEGLRVRARFLARVAVGDDPTLQLAGVIPATRKALERAGLSIRDLDWIEINEAFATVVLAWAREFEPDMSRVNPWGGAIAHGHPLGATGAGLMAKMLAGLEATGGRLGLQVMCIGHGMATATVLERL
- a CDS encoding 3-hydroxyacyl-CoA dehydrogenase — its product is MEVRGASFLVTGGGSGLGAATAELLAESGARVVLADVNAEAGEAEARRIGAAAAFVPADVTDPESLGRALETAAAGEGGLRGVVHCAGVAIAEKVLGREGPHDLDRFRRVVEVNLVGTFNVLRLAAAVMARNAPDAEGERGVLVTTASVAAFDGQIGQAAYAASKGGVAAMTLPVARELARYGIRVVAVAPGLFDTPMMAGLPEPARRSLEAQVPFPPRLGRPREYALLVRQILENPMLNGEVIRLDGALRMGPR